One window of Eriocheir sinensis breed Jianghai 21 unplaced genomic scaffold, ASM2467909v1 Scaffold1667, whole genome shotgun sequence genomic DNA carries:
- the LOC126990455 gene encoding LOW QUALITY PROTEIN: serine/threonine-protein kinase ULK3-like (The sequence of the model RefSeq protein was modified relative to this genomic sequence to represent the inferred CDS: inserted 1 base in 1 codon), giving the protein MAVASSVPKIPDYIFAEKIGAGNYADVYKAYKKGKVREVVAVKCVLQSSLSRSALNNLESEIKILKKLKHEHIVQMLDFVWDDKYIYIIMEYCSGGDLSTFVKSKQRLSENVCQRFLQQLASALQYMREQNVSHLDLKPSNILLKSRKSQVLKIGDFGLAQHMPEEDTNSTVKGSPLYMAPEIVLKRQYDAKVDLWSVGVILXQCLFGKAPYSSKTMDELIEKIKSDKPIEVPYGTNISPECRDLLLRCLERDVSKRIDFEAFFSHPFVDLEHKPGPDSMNKATELLTAAVNFDECREYEQAFKNYCQALQYLTPLLHSESDASKRVVLRRKITEYLGRTEELKKVVSSDSDVVKNLRIPSIPNLPKQESLKFSEYKGNREELLRLTTTTPQIQTAIEIGASGELYAREGNYSIAFDKYQLALGKLLELLQNEPKGRRKDLLREEVTRWMTQAEYLKELLNSSPAQESEIAEPFASADEKNCVLQ; this is encoded by the exons atggcaGTGGCCTCGAGTGTGCCCAAGATACCAGACTATATATTCGCTGAGAAAATAGGCGCAGGGAACTATGCAGACGTGTACAAGGCCTATAAGAAGGGcaaggtgagggaggtggtggccgTCAAGTGCGTCCTGCAGTCCTCGCTCTCCAGGTCCGCTCTCAACAACCTGGAGTCCGAGATAAAGATTCTGAAGAAGCTGAAACACGAGCACATTGTTCAGATGCTGGACTTTGTTTGGGACGACAAGTACATCTACATCATCATGGAGTATTGCAGTGGGGGGGACCTGTCAACCTTCGTCAAGTCCAAGCAGAGGCTCTCAGAAAACGTGTGTCAGAGGTTCCTGCAGCAGCTCGCATCAGCCCTCCAGTATATGAGGGAACAGAATGTCAGCCACCTGGACCTCAAGCCCTCAAACATTTTACTAAAGTCTAGAAAAAGCCAG GTGCTTAAGATTGGTGATTTTGGCCTTGCCCAGCACATGCCAGAAGAAGACACAAATAGTACTGTCAAGGGCAGTCCTCTCTACATGGCTCCGGAGATTGTCCTGAAGCGGCAGTATGATGCCAAA GTGGACCTGTGGTCAGTGGGCGTCATCT TGCAGTGTCTCTTCGGCAAGGCCCCATACTCCTCCAAGACGATGGACGAACTCATAGAGAAGATTAAGAGCGACAAGCCTATAGAGGTTCCATATGGGACCAACATATCACCAGAGTGCAGAGACCTGCTATTGAGGTGTTTAGAGAGGGATGTTAGCAAGAGAATAGACTTTGAGGCATTCTTTTCTCACCCATTCGTTGATCTAGAGCACAAGCCAGGCCCGGACAGCATGAACAAGGCAACGGAACTACTTACTGCGGCTGTGAACTTCGATGAGTGTCGAGAATATGAACAGGCTTTCAA GAATTACTGTCAAGCACTCCAGTACCTGACTCCGTTGCTGCACAGTGAAAGTGATGCCAGTAAGCGAGTGGTCTTAAGGCGGAAGATCACCGAGTACTTGGGCAGGACTGAAGAGTTAAAGAAAGTTGTTAGCAGTGACAGTGATGTTGTCAAGAATCTGAGGATTCCAAGCATTCCAAACCTTCCTAAACAAGAATCTTTGAAGTTCAGTGAGTACAAAGGTAACCGTGAAGAGCTACTCAGGCTGACGACAACAACTCCCCAGATACAAACAGCAATAGAGATTGGTGCCTCAGGTGAACTGTATGCCAGAGAAGGTAATTATAGCATAGCTTTTGACAAATACCAACTTGCACTTGGGAAACTTTTGGAATTATTACAGAATGAACCAAAAGGACGCAGGAAAGACCTCTTACGAGAGGAGGTGACAAGATGGATGACACAGGCAGAGTACTTGAAGGAGCTGCTAAACAGTTCCCCAGCACAGGAGAGCGAGATAGCTGAGCCCTTTGCAAGTGCTGATGAAAAAAATTGTGTTCTCCAGTAA
- the LOC126990454 gene encoding uncharacterized protein LOC126990454 isoform X1, with amino-acid sequence MSGPPELKVGFGKDKWRRMKSTSEDASKSDEDIIRAVLAKFHVPKKVVVPSPYVPPLEQELFEHSGRSVRQLHQELVRSGKEPLAVSRVRRGPQGIQKPTEQLGPPRRSRISGPSTQPLTAREYLSTARSTARDKNLARVAEVESQRLQEELQQERAVNTQLETQLKYHEEALQEFLQHHYSEVTDTMTRGECAKHNMTEAEIRIDYYSGLLAEAKTVKEEEAERLQVLTAFQQFLAAVTPSQSLKDLKRKIHEIQERVKESSSFIEGKPIEGSELAELARAVTVATTGTQAVSPRGEGGGGGTLGADLALLRMLRTDTSQSRSSSGLGSKQTPMQASEVSEDKVDAVQEDDEACDHEAFDQFLGDDEHLVDLASMYESQCHALLGLLTRIQNQTEALNKEVDSRQKKLNSRLQEIEQLQEKARGGGHEGQLQDLQTLIGEWPRLSGDAEAQAQLDKLVAQIAEVVSDVFGSSKYSPLVPQAVPEVPPLKKLSPQNSAAKTKGGGGGGAATEGKSSPGKESPVEEVMSEPTVSAGMGQEALLALLEARVTDLCAQLDNIDPALRDAIFLNCEQSRQARLKEEKRQETEMRRAERKQRHLERAMAEPPSRPL; translated from the exons ATGAGTGGGCCGCCGGAATTAAAGGTTGGATTTGGCAAGGACAAGTGGCGAAGGATGAAGAGCACGTCTGAGGATGCCTCCAAGAGTGATGAGGACATTATCAGAGCGGTGCTAGCCAAGTTCCACGTGCCCAAGAAGGTGGTGGTGCCGAGCCCTTATGTGCCGCCGCTGGAGCAGGAGTTGTTTGAACACAGTGGGCGCTCCGTTCGGCAGCTCCACCAG GAACTTGTGAGAAGTGGCAAGGAACCCCTAGCAGTGTCCCGAGTGAGAAGAGGGCCCCAAGGCATCCAGAAGCCCACAGAGCAGCTTGGGCCACCCCGCCGCAGCCGCATATCAGGCCCCAGTACTCAGCCCCTTACTGCCAGAGAGTACCTTTCCACTGCCCGCAGCACAGCCCGTGACAAG AACTTGGCCCGAGTAGCTGAGGTTGAGTCCCAGCGATTACAAGAGGAGCTGCAGCAGGAGAGAGCTGTCAACACCCAACTGGAAACTCAGCTTAAGTATCATGAAGAGGCTCTTCAGGAATTCCTTCAGCACCATTACAGTGAAGTGACTGACACCATGACAAG AGGAGAGTGTGCCAAGCATAACATGACTGAGGCGGAGATACGGATTGACTACTATTCAGGCTTGCTAGCAGAGGCCaagacagtgaaggaggaggaagcggagaggcTGCAGGTGCTGACAGCCTTCCAGCAATTCCTGGCAGCTGTCACTCCTTCACAGTCTCTCAAAGACTTAAAGAGAAAAATCCATGAAATCCAAGAAAGAGTGAAG GAGTCATCATCTTTCATAGAAGGAAAGCCAATAGAGGGCTCTGAGTTAGCTGAACTTGCTCGAGCAGTTACTGTGGCAACAACTGGTACTCAAGCTGTCTCACCAAGAG gtgagggaggtggagggggaacacTAGGGGCTGACCTGGCTCTCCTTCGCATGCTGAGGACAGACACATCCCAGAGCAGGTCGTCCTCTGGGCTGGGCAGCAAACAAACACCCATGCAGGCCTCTGAGGTTTCAGAAGACAAGGTGGACGCTGTCCAAGAGGATGATGAGGCCTGTGACCACGAAGCTTTTG ACCAGTTTTTGGGAGACGATGAACATTTGGTTGACCTGGCCAGCATGTATGAGTCCCAGTGCCATGCTTTGCTCGGCCTTCTCACCAG GATACAGAACCAAACAGAAGCTCTAAATAAAGAAGTAGACAGTCGGCAGAAAAAACTGAACAGTCGCCTTCAGGAAATTGAGCAGCTACAAGAAAAGGCTCGAGGGGGAGGCCACGAGGGGCAGCTGCAGGACCTCCAGACACTGATAGGAGAGTGGCCGAGGCTCTCAGGTGATGCCGAGGCTCAGGCACAGCTGGACAAACTTGTGGCTCAG ATTGCTGAAGTGGTGAGTGACGTTTTTGGTTCCAGTAAGTATTCCCCGTTGGTGCCACAGGCTGTCCCAGAAGTGCCTCCACTCAAGAAACTGTCGCCCCAGAACTCAGCAGCAAAAACTAAAG gaggcggaggaggaggagctgcaacAGAAGGCAAGTCGAGCCCAGGCAAGGAGAGCCCAGTGGAGGAGGTTATGAGTGAACCAACCGTTAGTGCTGGCATGGGGCAGGAGGCTCTACTGGCATTGCTGGAGGCCAGAGTTACAGACCTATGTGCTCAACTAGACAACATTGATCCAGCACTCAGAGATGCCATTTTCTTG AATTGTGAGCAGTCCCGACAAGCTCGGCTTAAAGAGGAGAAGCGACAGGAAACTGAAATGCGGCGAGCCGAGAGAAAACAACGCCACCTGGAACGAGCCATGGCTGAACCGCCTTCCAGACCACTGTAG
- the LOC126990454 gene encoding uncharacterized protein LOC126990454 isoform X2 — MSGPPELKVGFGKDKWRRMKSTSEDASKSDEDIIRAVLAKFHVPKKVVVPSPYVPPLEQELFEHSGRSVRQLHQELVRSGKEPLAVSRVRRGPQGIQKPTEQLGPPRRSRISGPSTQPLTAREYLSTARSTARDKNLARVAEVESQRLQEELQQERAVNTQLETQLKYHEEALQEFLQHHYSEVTDTMTRGECAKHNMTEAEIRIDYYSGLLAEAKTVKEEEAERLQVLTAFQQFLAAVTPSQSLKDLKRKIHEIQERVKESSSFIEGKPIEGSELAELARAVTVATTGTQAVSPRGEGGGGGTLGADLALLRMLRTDTSQSRSSSGLGSKQTPMQASEVSEDKVDAVQEDDEACDHEAFDQFLGDDEHLVDLASMYESQCHALLGLLTRIQNQTEALNKEVDSRQKKLNSRLQEIEQLQEKARGGGHEGQLQDLQTLIGEWPRLSGDAEAQAQLDKLVAQIAEVVSDVFGSSKYSPLVPQAVPEVPPLKKLSPQNSAAKTKGGGGGAATEGKSSPGKESPVEEVMSEPTVSAGMGQEALLALLEARVTDLCAQLDNIDPALRDAIFLNCEQSRQARLKEEKRQETEMRRAERKQRHLERAMAEPPSRPL; from the exons ATGAGTGGGCCGCCGGAATTAAAGGTTGGATTTGGCAAGGACAAGTGGCGAAGGATGAAGAGCACGTCTGAGGATGCCTCCAAGAGTGATGAGGACATTATCAGAGCGGTGCTAGCCAAGTTCCACGTGCCCAAGAAGGTGGTGGTGCCGAGCCCTTATGTGCCGCCGCTGGAGCAGGAGTTGTTTGAACACAGTGGGCGCTCCGTTCGGCAGCTCCACCAG GAACTTGTGAGAAGTGGCAAGGAACCCCTAGCAGTGTCCCGAGTGAGAAGAGGGCCCCAAGGCATCCAGAAGCCCACAGAGCAGCTTGGGCCACCCCGCCGCAGCCGCATATCAGGCCCCAGTACTCAGCCCCTTACTGCCAGAGAGTACCTTTCCACTGCCCGCAGCACAGCCCGTGACAAG AACTTGGCCCGAGTAGCTGAGGTTGAGTCCCAGCGATTACAAGAGGAGCTGCAGCAGGAGAGAGCTGTCAACACCCAACTGGAAACTCAGCTTAAGTATCATGAAGAGGCTCTTCAGGAATTCCTTCAGCACCATTACAGTGAAGTGACTGACACCATGACAAG AGGAGAGTGTGCCAAGCATAACATGACTGAGGCGGAGATACGGATTGACTACTATTCAGGCTTGCTAGCAGAGGCCaagacagtgaaggaggaggaagcggagaggcTGCAGGTGCTGACAGCCTTCCAGCAATTCCTGGCAGCTGTCACTCCTTCACAGTCTCTCAAAGACTTAAAGAGAAAAATCCATGAAATCCAAGAAAGAGTGAAG GAGTCATCATCTTTCATAGAAGGAAAGCCAATAGAGGGCTCTGAGTTAGCTGAACTTGCTCGAGCAGTTACTGTGGCAACAACTGGTACTCAAGCTGTCTCACCAAGAG gtgagggaggtggagggggaacacTAGGGGCTGACCTGGCTCTCCTTCGCATGCTGAGGACAGACACATCCCAGAGCAGGTCGTCCTCTGGGCTGGGCAGCAAACAAACACCCATGCAGGCCTCTGAGGTTTCAGAAGACAAGGTGGACGCTGTCCAAGAGGATGATGAGGCCTGTGACCACGAAGCTTTTG ACCAGTTTTTGGGAGACGATGAACATTTGGTTGACCTGGCCAGCATGTATGAGTCCCAGTGCCATGCTTTGCTCGGCCTTCTCACCAG GATACAGAACCAAACAGAAGCTCTAAATAAAGAAGTAGACAGTCGGCAGAAAAAACTGAACAGTCGCCTTCAGGAAATTGAGCAGCTACAAGAAAAGGCTCGAGGGGGAGGCCACGAGGGGCAGCTGCAGGACCTCCAGACACTGATAGGAGAGTGGCCGAGGCTCTCAGGTGATGCCGAGGCTCAGGCACAGCTGGACAAACTTGTGGCTCAG ATTGCTGAAGTGGTGAGTGACGTTTTTGGTTCCAGTAAGTATTCCCCGTTGGTGCCACAGGCTGTCCCAGAAGTGCCTCCACTCAAGAAACTGTCGCCCCAGAACTCAGCAGCAAAAACTAAAG gcggaggaggaggagctgcaacAGAAGGCAAGTCGAGCCCAGGCAAGGAGAGCCCAGTGGAGGAGGTTATGAGTGAACCAACCGTTAGTGCTGGCATGGGGCAGGAGGCTCTACTGGCATTGCTGGAGGCCAGAGTTACAGACCTATGTGCTCAACTAGACAACATTGATCCAGCACTCAGAGATGCCATTTTCTTG AATTGTGAGCAGTCCCGACAAGCTCGGCTTAAAGAGGAGAAGCGACAGGAAACTGAAATGCGGCGAGCCGAGAGAAAACAACGCCACCTGGAACGAGCCATGGCTGAACCGCCTTCCAGACCACTGTAG